From Schistocerca cancellata isolate TAMUIC-IGC-003103 chromosome 10, iqSchCanc2.1, whole genome shotgun sequence:
TGTCATTGAATCTGTTATATAGAAACAGATAGACATTAACACTAACAAGAGGAGATGCATGAAGTACACCAAAAGACACATCTTCTAACAAATCAAATAGAACATTCTCTAAGAAATTATGATTTCTTTGTCCATTGAACCTAGGTTGAAGAACGTGAGGTGTCACCAAACATTCACCAACAATGCCGTCAGCTATTCCATGCATCAAATAAGATCCtgccatctctgcatttgtgtacactgccattgcacGAGCCAAGTCTGTGATTAACTCTATGTAGTAACCACTGTGCTTGCAATGATCAACTGATGGCTGGAACGgttgatgttacctgtaaacaagcaatgacaTACATTGCATGGCGACTGGgatatgtaaaataaaacaaaggcAATGCCCAATGCAACTATACATCACAAAGAGAGCACATTCCCCACGATTATAATGTTATGTTCTTGTGTGCTTGCCATGATTAATGCGTTACAGAAAataagttgtaacatggaaacaacgtGTTTCCAGACCCATTTTCACAGAAAATAATTTCTCCATCTATGTGTGACAAATGTATACAGCAATTTGTGCCGTATATTTTTGTTACAACCTGTATACAAGCACGTACCGAATAGCTAAAATTCCACATAAAGGATGCTTCCTCTCAGAGTGTCAGAACTTGTGTCAAGCCAAAGGAATTAGCACTTGAGACCTAAGGAAATTTATAAAGTCAAATTtagtttttgtaattgtatatagctATATATGTGCTCGTTTTATTCTTGATGTATTTTTATCTTGTACTTTGTATATGTGagaattgtaaaatatttaaaacgaCTTAACATCTTATCAAATAATGCACGGATGAAAGAGCCTGTCGCTGAAAATAATGAATTCAAATGATGTTTGTGCAAGTAGGACAGTGCCCTCCACACaccagttagtgccttctgtaccaCAAATTTTAGTAATGTGAGTTCAGGCTAACAGTTTCTATTTTGTCATTTGCTAATATGTTCTTTTTTTGTAAAGTAAAAAGTAATCTAGAATTTAGTCATTTATGAAGCGGATTCTCTCATTACATGTGTCCCTAGTGCGTGAAATATCACTGTAATTCCATGTATGAGGACGACTTTTGCACTTGGAGCATGTCTAACAACATTGATAACCAGCTATCATATAGATTTCTTATAGTAGCAAGTCCCTTTTACCTAACTTTGTATGACACACAATCACTAGAACCAGCTATATATAGCAGTTTTGAGATTCATGAACTGAATACTTCAGTGAAAATAGTTCTTAAGTTCCTAATTAGTAAACCAATTTTAAATTCTATGATTTCTGTGTTTACTATAATTTATAACTTGATACTTTttctcaaatgtgtgtgtgtatatgcttTGAGcatatttatgtatgtatactTTGTCTATGCTCTGAACAACATTCGGAACTGGAGTTATTAGGTAGATGTTTAAAGTGTGTCATGTGAATTTTGTTTTTCTGGCTTTGATCATTTTGCTTTGATTTCTACCATGTTTGGGTTTTGGAGTCTTTATGTCCCAAACTTTTATCTATATTCTCTTTTTTTTGTTATACCTTGAGCCATTTGCAAGTGTCTGACTGACTGATTGATTCCAAACTTGGAAAATAGAACTAACTTTTACTTATGCTTTGTGTTTGAGAATCACTAATTACTTGTTTATTGACCATTTGTATTTGATTAGATAATACGAAAAAGAATCTTAAAAAGACAGTTGTTATGATCCTGGGACTGGGGTGCAAAATATTAGGCATAGTCCTTGTGCAAAAGTTATTCATACACAGTTGTGCGATGAATAATGATGCACAGACACGCTGAAATGTGAGGAAACTCTGAACACTTTGTCAAAGCTAAACTTTCTCATCTCCCTGTAAAGTCGATAAACATGAAATAGAAGAATGTATGTAATAATGGTCTTCATTCACTATGACCCATCCTCGATCAGGTATCACACCGATGTATTGTAAATCCCTTGGACACTGTAATCCTGTGATCCTGCAGGTAGTGCACTCTTCAGAAACAATATCACAGAATGAACATGCATGTGACAAATCTAATAGTATGAGAAGATAAGAAGTGTCGCCTGCCCATGCACATTAGCCAACACACACAGACTCAGCTATAAATCTTATTACTGACACGGCATGTGCGTTATTAACATTTAAAACTTTCTGCTATTGCAGCAAGAATTTACATGTATTCCACATGTGGACATTCCAGCAGTGTGTGTGTCATCATTTTAATATAGATGTGAATTTCAGTCATATTTCTACTCTCTcaagcagtattgcttgtctaGGATTaaatgttttgacattagtgaatgTTGAGTCAGCAGATAAGCTTTAATGTTTCAACTTACAGACAATGTATATATAAAGCGAGTCTCCGGTGAAGCAGATTATGACCCAAGTTTTGCATGAAACCAGACTGGGTGTCAGTACATCAATACATAGTATAGCCTTTGCACCAACATGTGAAGAAGTCTTTATTAACCACTGATGCTGTGATTTTACTTTGTTTCATGAACCCTGTGGAGTACTGAGCAAACAGTTGGTAACACTCCAGAGCTGTCCAGTGCACATCTGTGCTCTCGAGGCCGATAGTTCTTGCAAGCAGCCATTGCACTGATTGTGTCAGAGGGGAGGGGGGCTACTTGCAGTCATCAACCCAAGGGGCTGGCctgctctcttcccctctcccaccaAGTGCTCGTGCAGGATGAAACTTTCAGCGATGAGTCTACATTGAGTTTATATCATTTAAACAATTTTATAAACCATCTGGCAGATGACCACAAGTCTACCTTGTTATTGTATACATTTGTCTTCCCAGAAGATTCCGATGTTACTCAACATAATATGACCTCAAGTCTAGTTCGCTTTATGTAAATTCCTTAAAATTTGAATACTTGCATCAACAACCATCACCAAAAGACCTCGAGACTACTTTGCTTTGTATAAATTCATTAACTTCGAACTTTTGCACATCAACAATCGTCACAAGCCTACAAGTGTACTTTGTGTTCATAAATTCATTTATTGTCAAACTAAGTTAATGAACATTTTGTTGCTACCTCTTGTGACCCTACAGGACCTACACACATCTGAATTACACTAGATGTGAGATTTCACAACCGTTTTTTCATCTGTTTCTCCTCTTCAGCACCTTACAGTACAATCAAATCATTACCAGTATACACTACTGTACACTCACAGTGTATTTTCAAGTGGTACTTACACAACCTCTGAGCAAATGTGAATGCTTCTCTAATCTGTGGCTCATTGTGAAGAACTGTGGTAACACGTAAGTATTGAATGTTCCCTTGTTTGGAGAACTAGGTGTACTCTCAAGTTTCTACAGTACAAAAATTACATTTGATAAATGTTGGAAATGTATGTCTTTTCATCAGTGTGCAATCCCAAGTGTTCCTTCAACTTGATCACACTTCTGATCTCTTATCCTTTTCCGCCCGAGGCCACACGATCGTGCTGATTCggtttttaattttgtatgccGACCTGTTGCTTCTGCTTTGCTTGCAACCAGCCTGAAACGATCGTCCAACTTGCGTGCTTCACGTTTCACTTGTTTTTGTTCAGATTCCACGCCAACAAAGTGCAGCAGCAACGGCGAAAGTGAGTGTTAACAGAAGCGTCACGTGTTCTTCAGGTTAGTAGCTGACTTCTTTGTGTTATTTAAAGTCTTTTGACGTTTATCCGTTTGTGTTTGTTTGATATTGTATATACAACAGACTGGCAATGAATAACGTCAGTAATCTCATACTTCTTAACAGTAAATTGGGCAGGTTGTTACGTCACTGTTTAGTTGGTTTTACTTCTGATTTCCATACAACATTAGGCATAATATTTATTACTTACCATACATCTTGGattttttcttctttgttacaGAATCATTCACCCATTCAGAGCCACACTCGGTATTTGGATACAACAGctagagaaattaagctgtttttTGGAATTAACTATGGAGTGCATAAGGTATCCTAGGTTACCTATGTATTGGCAGAAATGCATTTCTCTGAGCACAGTTAGTGACAGTATGTCTTGAGACCGTTTTATTGCCCTGCAATACAACATACATTTTGTAGATGCTGTAGACGTATATACTGTGGAAGATCCAACCACTCATtgatgctgagagagagagagagagagagagagagagagagagagagagagagagagagagagagagagagagaggaggggggcggggggggggggggggaagggagggagggagagagagagagaaagagatgccaTACTTCATCCTGTACATTCAATTGTTACAGCATCGATGAACAAATGGTATCCTTCACAGGGCGTTGTAAattaaaacaatatgtcaaaggCAAACCTAGACCTTTAGGGCATAAGAAATTTAGTTTGGCTTCAGCTTCAGGTATAGATTTAGATTTTGAGATATATCAGGGTGCCAGCACGAATTTTGGTGAGAAATCATTAGGCTTAGGACTACCAAAGATTTTGCAACTTTCCCAAACTCTACCTCaggaaagtttcatttattttgatagatATTTCACTACCATTCCCCTCTTAGAGAAACTCAGAGAGAGAGGAATCGAAGGCACAGGACCAATAATgacaaacagaataaaaaatattgaactgaaagtaaatgaatAAAGGAGAACATCATCAGTACATTAGATCAGATGAGCCAGTCATTATAACTAAGTGGCAGGATAATCAAAAGATTGTTGTGGCATCCACTTCTGCTGGCATAGAGCCAAAGTGCAAAGTCCAAAGGCAAGGTAagaaggaatataaatatttagaaatAGATTGTCTTTCTGTCATTAAGAAGTACAATATTAATATGGATGGAGTAGATATTAATGACCAACAAATTGAATGCTATCAGACATGGATCAGAACAAAAAAAATGAACCCTTAAGTGCTTACTTTACTTTATAGACCTGATTGTAGTAAATTGTTGGTTTATGTAAAGACAGCACTGCAGGGAACAGCAATTTCGAAAATAGAATGTAATGGATTTGCTGAAATTCAGGATGTCTTTGGCCGAGGCTCTATTGTCATGTTCAGATAGGAAAATGACAGTAGAACGTGAGGTACAATTAAAGTGAAGTTGTTCCACCTAAAAAGGCAAAAATTTACAAACCCCATCCAAAACCAGGGTTGGACAAGAGGTATGATGGCTATGACCACTGGCCAACAGTGGATGAAATTTATTCCCCAAGGACTTGCCAGCTTCAGTACTGCAACAGCAGTACAAAAACTAAACGTGGCAAGTGCAATCAGTACTTAAGTCTATTCAAAGAAAAAACTGTTTCAAGTCATTTCACAAAAAATGTttgattttatgatgtaattgttaAAACATTTTTGCTGACAGCACGAGATCATATGAAATTAACCTGACCTGTATGATCATGCTTGTGCTTTTTTGGATAATTATACATGTTTGCAGTATTTTTTTCTGCAATCAATGACATCAGGACACTATAATAATGCTACTTGCAGTTCTTGCACAATGTAAAATATTTCGGGGTGTAAAGGGATATGACACACTTGACAGCTTTATAGGCATTCGTTGGTGTGCAGCTGTGAATGCTTCTTCAGTGCAGAACTTCGAGTGAATGTCTTGTTGCAAATGCCACAGCTGTGCACGCGTTCACCGGTGTGCAATCGTGAATGTTGCTTCAGCGCCCAGCTTTGCGCGAATGTCTTGTTACAAATGCCACATACGTACGGGCGCTCGCCAGTGTGCATGCGCATATGCTTCTTCAGGCTATTACTGCATCTGAATGCCTTGTTGCAAATATCACAGCTGTGTGGGCGTTCACCAGTGTGCACTCGAGAATGCCGCTTCAGCGAAGAACTTAGAGCGAAAGTCTTGTTGCAAACACCACAGATGTATGGGCGGTCGCCAGTGTGGAATCGTGTAtgcttcttcacttcttctctgTCTCTGAATGTCTTTCTGCAAATGCAACAGCTGTATGGGCGATCACCACTGTGCAGTCGTGAATGGTGCCTCAGTGCCCAACTTTGAGCGAATGTCTTGTTGCAAATGCCACATACGTAGGGGCGCTCATCGCTGTGGATTCGCAAATGGTCCTTCAGGCTACTACTGTGTCTGAATGTCTTGTTGCAAACACTACAGCTATGCGAGCGTTCACTAGTGTGCACTTGTGAATGCCGCTTCAGTGAAGAACTTACAGCGAATGTCTTGTTGCACATACCACAGACGTGCGGACGCTCGCCAGTGTGCAATCGTGAATGTTGCTTCAACGCACTATTTTGTACAAAAGTCTTGTTGCAAACGTCACAGGTGTACGGACGTTCACCAGTGTGCACCCGGAAGTGCTTCTTCAGATCAGATTTATGCATGAATGCCTTGCTGCAAACGCTACAGTCGTATGGGTGCTCGCCTGTGTGCCACCGCGAATGCTGTTTCAGTGCCCAACTTTGCGCAAAAGTCTTGTTGCATACGCCACAGCTGTATGGGCGTTCACCACTGTGAACTCTGAAGTGTTTCTTCAAATAGGTACTTCTTCTGAACATTTTCTGACACACACTGCACGAATGCAGTGGAATGCTGGTAATCAAACCGCTGTTGTCTCCGTTAGTGTCATTGTCGTTGTCCACACCAACACCAATGGAACTGCAGAAAGCAGAGAGAATGGTATCAGAAACTATTGTAGTACCAGTGCAAGTATGTGAGTGAAAAATTATAGTAACAAATACTAGGttcacaaacatctcaaaaatttcaGTGAAATATGCTATGTAGTAGGAGCACaatgaatgaaattaacaaaatttttaggttCTTTTCAAGAGGCGGTAGTGGGAGATGAGTTCATCTGAAGCACTACTTTAGAATCCAGAACCCTGTAAATTTGTCAGAGTTAAATGTAGGCACATTTGATGATAGTGGAATTGCTACAAAGTGAAACATCATGACAATATGAACAACAATAATTACTCCTACAGATGTAAGAAAGTAACTGGAAGGGTCTATAGAACTCCAATGCATACCAAATGAACTTCTACATCAAcaaatatactctgcaagccactgacgATGTGACATATATGTAACTTCGGATACGCCTTTATTAAGCTGTTGTATGCTGTTTTCATAGCTATCCTACTACCTAAAAGTCATTGGTCATAAAAACAAATGAGCGACTttgttagaatggttcaaatggctctaagcactatgggatttagcatctgaggtcatcagtcccatagactttgaactacttaaacctaacaaacctaaggacatcacacacatccatgcctgaggcagtattcgaacctgcgaccatagcagcagcccggttctggactgaagtacatagaaccactcggtcacagtggccgtgaCTTTGTTAGATTATTATAAGCAATTCCACCTTGCTTCTGGAGCAGTGGTGGATAGAACCTTGACAGAGTGACGGACCATGGAATATATGTTGCACTATGGGGAACCTAAATTAATCTTACAGCGTtggaaataactatttaaatgataGTGGGAGGTAGGTAAAGATCAAAGTAGAATGTGGTTGAAATGTGCATAAATATCCAACTTGAAAACGAAATTGAAACCTAAAGTAGCCCTGAGGTATACAAGCAACAGAACATATAAAAATATATAGTTTATTTTGATTGGTTAATATATTTATGAATTCAATATCATCAAATAATTTGATTAAGATGGGTTATTAGTTCTGAAAACAATGGTAATCAATATGGTCAAGGGACAAAGTATCTCTTTCTGATAGCACAATattcaacaaaatcaaaactaatCTGAAAGCATATCGTTATTTACCAACTTTAAGAATATGTCTCATAAACTAATGAAGAGCAAATAATTGAGACAATATAATTTATAAACTAACAATGATCATACACAATCTCAAGACTTTCAGTGTTCACTTCTGGATGATCAGACACTATTTTGTAATTCACAAGACCTAACCGTTACTCTGAATATGTGAGACTGATGAGTGCAGAATATATGGTCTGAACATTTTCTCAAGCTGTGCTGATAATTGATCCAGTAtcctcatgttttctttatttctacAGTTTTCCGAACAATTGTCAGGTTTGTAATGATTGCTTACTCTCTGAGGCAAACTGTGTTTAAATATAAACATCACATTGTGCATGAGCAGACGTTTCTTCTGGTATCCACATCAAACAGCACCCATCAGACACTTCCCACATTGACGAAGTGTAGACCCATGACCACTGAGAAAAAGTTATTCCTTTATTTTGGCTGAAAGTGTCTTATTGACTGAGCACTAGCTAACATACGAAATTTTGTACCAGAATTTTTGTCTACTGGGTTGAAATGTTGACACTGCAGTTAAATATTACAAGTTTCTTGATCTATTACAAATCTCACTCATTCAGAATCCCTCTACTTTAAACATTAATTTGAATTTGTATTTTTAATTGTAGTTTGCACAATGCCAAGTTATTACGAGCACAAGAACTGAAACAGGAAAAGCCCCTAATAATCGGGTACCTCCGCAGTATCTTGCCAGTATGCTTCCAATAAGCATAGAGTTACCACTACAAAGTCTGTCCACTTGTATGCTGTGCTCTGTGATTCGTTTCTCACAGGATAACAAATATCCACTGTCGATATCCATCAGGAGTTAATTTCTGACTATAAGGAAGGCTGCATGAGCATTGAAAAGGGGATGAGACACGAGTCCATCATTCGGACCCTGAGACAAAACGTCATAGTGTCATGTGAGAGAAAACTGACGAAagtgccggaaaaaaaaaaaaaaaaacagcaaaggtAACTCATTCGGCAGGGAAAGTTGTGACAACCATCTTTAGAGACTGTCAGGGGGTGTTATTCGTTCATACCTGCCTTGCAACACCACCATTAATGCAGCAAGCTGCCATCAAAAGAGAACTTCCTGGAATTTTGGCTCACAAAGTTCCTCGCGTTTATGAAAATGCTCTGCCTCATGCAGCTCGAATGACCTTGGCAGGGCTCGAAAGATTCAACTGGGAAGTGTTCCTGCATCCTCCatattcaccagatctctccccaagtgattttcacatgttcctCGAACCCAAAGTTCATCTTTGACGTAAGCATTTCAACACCCATGACGAATTCAGATGAATAGTGAACAGCTGGTTACAAGCACAGTAGCTGATCTGGTACAACACTTGGCTTGGAAAAACTTACGGAATTTTACCAAACACACTTGGAAAAACATGGCGACTATGTAGATAAGTAACTGAAGCATTGTACAATGCCAATAAAAGTATTTGAAGACGATGAATTGTTTCTAGTGTTTTTATAAAATAGTGAAACTAACTTACTGGACGCTCCTTGTAGGAATGATGTTTCTCTGACagccgaggatggcctcacaaAGTTGAGTCTGACTACTGAGGCTACCTGACTTCTTTTTCTGATAGATGTACATGTGTCTCCTCAACACTTGATCGTTTACCAAGTAATAACATAGCTTTTGTTCTTGCTTTCTAGACACCCGGATACAACAAAACCTGATGAAGGGATCATATTCAACATTTGCAGATGTATTCAAGATCTGCTTTTCTTTGTGCAGAAATTATCTTTTGTATATAGGGGTCTGTAGCTAATGCAGATTTCTTGTATGATGTCATTTTCCTACATAGTCTTATGTTTTATTCTACTACAGCCACTTTCTCTGGTAATTCAGAGGTTAGCTAATTTCACCCCCTTGGTCATTATCAAGCCATCTGGTGCCAAAAACATTCCAAAAGTTACAGCATCTTCAGGacgaatcaagaaataaaataacatataGGTATATAAAAAATGTTTACACAGCTCTCAGTTACTTACATCGCTGTACAAACTTAATGCTTACAGTAGACATATTACACTCACCTGTGTGGAGGAGGAAACAAGTGATGATGCCACTAATATAAATATTAACTACATTTACCAAACTGCATTCATCCAAGTTTTTCATGACATGTGAAAGTAGGTTTTCAGATGAACACTGTTTTGGAATACATACTGGTTGACATGTAGGATAAAAATCTGTTCTAGACTTTCAGTACCTTTGGCCTCAGgtataataaacaaaaatagcagtcaagcTCATAGTAACGGTTTGTTCGAGACACGCAGATTTTAACTACACCATGTGAGTACATTTGATAACAACTGCACTGACAGCTCTGTCCTTGACCATGGAGCGAGAgctagactgaacttacatttaccaacaaAGAATTAACACACAACTCAAGACAAAATTTTGTGCCACAGACTAAAACGGTACAAAAAACTGCCGAAAGTGCTTCAAGAgattacttaaacaaacttatttaGAAAGGCAGCTACAAAGTATGTACTAAGTATTACATTCTATAAACTGAACGATTACTTAGACAACACAAAGTAGGGATTTGGTACAAAATGTAacacatataaataataaagacaataatAAAACACACCATTTGACATAACCCTTTCGCACTATGTTTCTTCcttcttttgcttccttttctgGAAAAACTTTCTTCTGAAACTATGCAAAACATAATACTACACCTTATTCTCGTTCCGAACTCaagatctcactcattatagatagACTGTGACTCAGTTTTTCAAGATAGTGTAGTTAGAGAAATTGTGGTACACAGAATGGAAACCAGCTGTCATCACTATGGTCCTGAGCCAGctgatgtgtgtgtagtgttacCTTATCAAACAATATGTATATAGTCTGTGTAGTGAATGCAGTGACTTGGagtagaaatgaatgaacagtgcagCACTACCCTTTTACATTATTGATCAGCTtctttgtaaaacagtattgtacattAGGAACAAACCAGACGATGTAGTACACTTTCAAACAA
This genomic window contains:
- the LOC126106474 gene encoding zinc finger protein 501-like isoform X11; protein product: MVHEVLPEAHTDNPLPYQESSSSEDFLSPSAPSIEDDDEEDEDAVSEDDFQELKHEVESRSSGSEPESSIGVGVDNDNDTNGDNSGLITSIPLHSCSVCQKMFRRSTYLKKHFRVHSGERPYSCGVCNKTFAQSWALKQHSRWHTGEHPYDCSVCSKAFMHKSDLKKHFRVHTGERPYTCDVCNKTFVQNSALKQHSRLHTGERPHVCGMCNKTFAVSSSLKRHSQVHTSERSHSCSVCNKTFRHSSSLKDHLRIHSDERPYVCGICNKTFAQSWALRHHSRLHSGDRPYSCCICRKTFRDREEVKKHTRFHTGDRPYICGVCNKTFALSSSLKRHSRVHTGERPHSCDICNKAFRCSNSLKKHMRMHTGERPYVCGICNKTFAQSWALKQHSRLHTGERVHSCGICNKTFTRSSALKKHSQLHTNECL
- the LOC126106474 gene encoding zinc finger protein 883-like isoform X2, producing the protein MQMASGKCRSSVCGATLIKQEPVEADPRASPEQEIEHISVKQETPVDAKPLASSKQEMEYVSAEEETPEWDVPDDHNSTHDPKSIIKEESSSSEDFLSPSAPSIEDDDEEDEDAVSEDDFQELKHEVESRSSGSEPESSIGVGVDNDNDTNGDNSGLITSIPLHSCSVCQKMFRRSTYLKKHFRVHSGERPYSCGVCNKTFAQSWALKQHSRWHTGEHPYDCSVCSKAFMHKSDLKKHFRVHTGERPYTCDVCNKTFVQNSALKQHSRLHTGERPHVCGMCNKTFAVSSSLKRHSQVHTSERSHSCSVCNKTFRHSSSLKDHLRIHSDERPYVCGICNKTFAQSWALRHHSRLHSGDRPYSCCICRKTFRDREEVKKHTRFHTGDRPYICGVCNKTFALSSSLKRHSRVHTGERPHSCDICNKAFRCSNSLKKHMRMHTGERPYVCGICNKTFAQSWALKQHSRLHTGERVHSCGICNKTFTRSSALKKHSQLHTNECL
- the LOC126106474 gene encoding zinc finger protein 501-like isoform X7; this translates as MQMASGKCRSSVCGATLIKQEPVDAKPLASSKQEMEYVSAEEETPEWDVPDDHNSTHDPKSIIKEESSSSEDFLSPSAPSIEDDDEEDEDAVSEDDFQELKHEVESRSSGSEPESSIGVGVDNDNDTNGDNSGLITSIPLHSCSVCQKMFRRSTYLKKHFRVHSGERPYSCGVCNKTFAQSWALKQHSRWHTGEHPYDCSVCSKAFMHKSDLKKHFRVHTGERPYTCDVCNKTFVQNSALKQHSRLHTGERPHVCGMCNKTFAVSSSLKRHSQVHTSERSHSCSVCNKTFRHSSSLKDHLRIHSDERPYVCGICNKTFAQSWALRHHSRLHSGDRPYSCCICRKTFRDREEVKKHTRFHTGDRPYICGVCNKTFALSSSLKRHSRVHTGERPHSCDICNKAFRCSNSLKKHMRMHTGERPYVCGICNKTFAQSWALKQHSRLHTGERVHSCGICNKTFTRSSALKKHSQLHTNECL
- the LOC126106474 gene encoding zinc finger protein 501-like isoform X6; this encodes MQKMASGKCRSSVCGATLIKQEPVDAKPLASSKQEMEYVSAEEETPEWDVPDDHNSTHDPKSIIKEESSSSEDFLSPSAPSIEDDDEEDEDAVSEDDFQELKHEVESRSSGSEPESSIGVGVDNDNDTNGDNSGLITSIPLHSCSVCQKMFRRSTYLKKHFRVHSGERPYSCGVCNKTFAQSWALKQHSRWHTGEHPYDCSVCSKAFMHKSDLKKHFRVHTGERPYTCDVCNKTFVQNSALKQHSRLHTGERPHVCGMCNKTFAVSSSLKRHSQVHTSERSHSCSVCNKTFRHSSSLKDHLRIHSDERPYVCGICNKTFAQSWALRHHSRLHSGDRPYSCCICRKTFRDREEVKKHTRFHTGDRPYICGVCNKTFALSSSLKRHSRVHTGERPHSCDICNKAFRCSNSLKKHMRMHTGERPYVCGICNKTFAQSWALKQHSRLHTGERVHSCGICNKTFTRSSALKKHSQLHTNECL
- the LOC126106474 gene encoding zinc finger protein 501-like isoform X5, with protein sequence MQVEADPRASPEQEIEHISVKQETPVDAKPLASSKQEMEYVSAEEETPEWDVPDDHNSTHDPKSIIKEESSSSEDFLSPSAPSIEDDDEEDEDAVSEDDFQELKHEVESRSSGSEPESSIGVGVDNDNDTNGDNSGLITSIPLHSCSVCQKMFRRSTYLKKHFRVHSGERPYSCGVCNKTFAQSWALKQHSRWHTGEHPYDCSVCSKAFMHKSDLKKHFRVHTGERPYTCDVCNKTFVQNSALKQHSRLHTGERPHVCGMCNKTFAVSSSLKRHSQVHTSERSHSCSVCNKTFRHSSSLKDHLRIHSDERPYVCGICNKTFAQSWALRHHSRLHSGDRPYSCCICRKTFRDREEVKKHTRFHTGDRPYICGVCNKTFALSSSLKRHSRVHTGERPHSCDICNKAFRCSNSLKKHMRMHTGERPYVCGICNKTFAQSWALKQHSRLHTGERVHSCGICNKTFTRSSALKKHSQLHTNECL
- the LOC126106474 gene encoding zinc finger protein 501-like isoform X4, with the translated sequence MQKMASGKCRSSVCGATLIKQEPVEADPRASPEQEIEHISVKQETPVDAKPLASSKQEMEYVSAEEETPESSSSEDFLSPSAPSIEDDDEEDEDAVSEDDFQELKHEVESRSSGSEPESSIGVGVDNDNDTNGDNSGLITSIPLHSCSVCQKMFRRSTYLKKHFRVHSGERPYSCGVCNKTFAQSWALKQHSRWHTGEHPYDCSVCSKAFMHKSDLKKHFRVHTGERPYTCDVCNKTFVQNSALKQHSRLHTGERPHVCGMCNKTFAVSSSLKRHSQVHTSERSHSCSVCNKTFRHSSSLKDHLRIHSDERPYVCGICNKTFAQSWALRHHSRLHSGDRPYSCCICRKTFRDREEVKKHTRFHTGDRPYICGVCNKTFALSSSLKRHSRVHTGERPHSCDICNKAFRCSNSLKKHMRMHTGERPYVCGICNKTFAQSWALKQHSRLHTGERVHSCGICNKTFTRSSALKKHSQLHTNECL
- the LOC126106474 gene encoding zinc finger protein 883-like isoform X1, whose protein sequence is MQKMASGKCRSSVCGATLIKQEPVEADPRASPEQEIEHISVKQETPVDAKPLASSKQEMEYVSAEEETPEWDVPDDHNSTHDPKSIIKEESSSSEDFLSPSAPSIEDDDEEDEDAVSEDDFQELKHEVESRSSGSEPESSIGVGVDNDNDTNGDNSGLITSIPLHSCSVCQKMFRRSTYLKKHFRVHSGERPYSCGVCNKTFAQSWALKQHSRWHTGEHPYDCSVCSKAFMHKSDLKKHFRVHTGERPYTCDVCNKTFVQNSALKQHSRLHTGERPHVCGMCNKTFAVSSSLKRHSQVHTSERSHSCSVCNKTFRHSSSLKDHLRIHSDERPYVCGICNKTFAQSWALRHHSRLHSGDRPYSCCICRKTFRDREEVKKHTRFHTGDRPYICGVCNKTFALSSSLKRHSRVHTGERPHSCDICNKAFRCSNSLKKHMRMHTGERPYVCGICNKTFAQSWALKQHSRLHTGERVHSCGICNKTFTRSSALKKHSQLHTNECL
- the LOC126106474 gene encoding zinc finger protein 883-like isoform X3, translated to MASGKCRSSVCGATLIKQEPVEADPRASPEQEIEHISVKQETPVDAKPLASSKQEMEYVSAEEETPEWDVPDDHNSTHDPKSIIKEESSSSEDFLSPSAPSIEDDDEEDEDAVSEDDFQELKHEVESRSSGSEPESSIGVGVDNDNDTNGDNSGLITSIPLHSCSVCQKMFRRSTYLKKHFRVHSGERPYSCGVCNKTFAQSWALKQHSRWHTGEHPYDCSVCSKAFMHKSDLKKHFRVHTGERPYTCDVCNKTFVQNSALKQHSRLHTGERPHVCGMCNKTFAVSSSLKRHSQVHTSERSHSCSVCNKTFRHSSSLKDHLRIHSDERPYVCGICNKTFAQSWALRHHSRLHSGDRPYSCCICRKTFRDREEVKKHTRFHTGDRPYICGVCNKTFALSSSLKRHSRVHTGERPHSCDICNKAFRCSNSLKKHMRMHTGERPYVCGICNKTFAQSWALKQHSRLHTGERVHSCGICNKTFTRSSALKKHSQLHTNECL